The following proteins are co-located in the Helicobacter acinonychis genome:
- a CDS encoding FtsW/RodA/SpoVE family cell cycle protein, whose protein sequence is MALDKRIWMHFDLLPFMFIIPLLVVSFLLIFESSAVLSLKQGIYYTIGFVLFWIVFFIPFRKLDRWLFVFYWACIILLALVDFVGSSKLGAQRWLVIPFTSITLQPSEPVKIAILLLLAHLIKINPPPFNGYDWGMFLKLSFYICLPALLILKQPDLGTALIVLIMGFGILLIVGLRTRVWLSLLIALMVASPIAYHFLHDYQKKRIADFLSEKPNYHVMQSIIAIGSGGFLGKSQEASTQTKFKFLPIATSDFIFAYFVERFGFLGAMLLFAIYIGLTLHLFFYMFESNSDWFLKIVALGISILIFVYSSVNIAMTLGLAPVVGIPLPLFSYGGSSFITFIILFGILENLLAFRYIFGYNSKPSFGNFGFLAQLVRALGS, encoded by the coding sequence ATGGCATTAGACAAAAGGATTTGGATGCATTTTGATCTTTTACCTTTTATGTTTATCATCCCCTTGCTTGTGGTTTCTTTTTTATTGATTTTTGAGAGCAGTGCGGTTTTGAGCTTGAAGCAAGGGATTTATTATACAATAGGGTTTGTGCTCTTTTGGATAGTGTTTTTTATCCCTTTTAGAAAGCTCGATCGGTGGCTTTTTGTGTTTTATTGGGCATGCATTATTTTATTGGCGTTAGTGGATTTTGTGGGATCTAGCAAGCTTGGGGCACAACGATGGCTAGTCATTCCTTTTACTTCTATCACCTTACAGCCTAGCGAACCTGTAAAAATCGCTATTCTTTTATTGTTGGCGCATTTGATTAAAATAAACCCACCCCCTTTTAATGGCTATGATTGGGGCATGTTTTTAAAGCTTAGTTTTTACATTTGCTTACCGGCACTTTTGATTTTAAAACAGCCTGATTTAGGCACGGCCCTTATTGTGTTAATCATGGGGTTTGGGATTTTATTGATCGTGGGTTTAAGGACTAGGGTATGGCTCTCTCTTTTAATCGCTTTAATGGTGGCTTCGCCTATCGCTTATCATTTTTTACATGATTACCAAAAAAAGCGTATCGCGGACTTTCTTTCTGAAAAGCCTAATTACCATGTCATGCAATCCATTATCGCTATTGGCTCAGGCGGTTTTTTAGGCAAATCTCAAGAAGCCTCCACTCAAACCAAATTCAAATTCTTGCCTATCGCAACGAGCGATTTTATCTTTGCTTACTTTGTGGAGCGTTTTGGGTTTTTAGGGGCTATGTTGCTTTTTGCGATTTATATAGGCTTAACTTTGCATTTATTTTTTTATATGTTTGAGAGCAACAGCGATTGGTTTTTAAAAATTGTAGCCCTTGGGATTTCTATTTTGATCTTTGTTTATTCAAGCGTGAATATCGCCATGACCTTAGGGTTAGCCCCTGTGGTGGGGATTCCCTTACCCTTATTCAGTTATGGGGGGAGTAGTTTTATCACTTTTATAATCTTGTTTGGGATCTTAGAAAACTTGCTTGCTTTTCGCTATATTTTTGGATACAATAGCAAACCATCTTTTGGGAATTTTGGATTCTTAGCTCAGCTGGTCAGAGCACTCGGCTCATAA